GTGGATGTTCCCTCGATTTCCTGGCGGTTCTGTCGTAAGccctatattaaaaaaaaaaaaaaaaaagcaaaaaaataaaaaaaaacggtcAGCTGGTTGACTCCCATTAAAGCTTTGAGTCCTTCAAGTGACCAAAGGGGAATCTGAAATATACAAAGAAGAAGACAGGGTCCTGGTTAGTGGCTGCTGGAAGTAGTCTGAACTGAGTCATTTAAAGTTTAACAATAAGGTCAGAGAGTAAAACGGCCACAGAATGATAATCTATGTCCTAAAGGACTGATTCAATATTAAAGGAacttacaaagacaaaaaaggtcTTCCAAACTGAGTGGTGGGGATCTAGCCCTCAATGGAGACCTCTGGAACGATGTGTCCATTCAACGCTGTCTCAACTGGCATGTCCTGAACAACAAAAGACATTAGATCAGGTTAGAACACTGTAAGATCACGAGTATTAACCGAAAACAAGTGAATTAAGTTGGCACTCGAACGTATTTTGAGCATGACTAAATCCatatttaatccaaaaaaaaaaaacaaaaaaaaaactccactcaGCACTTGTCAAGTGTAAATAACCAGCACAAAAACAAGCCGCTCTGGAAACACTGAAGTCCTTTACCACTGAGTTGAGCTGTACAGACTCCACAGTGAGCTGCATCTGACATGGCATGTCACAGATTTCTGACTTAGGTTCTTCTGACAGCACATCTAGACATGTCTGCTCAGCAGTAGCATcctggaaaggaaaggaggggagagaggtgGTTAGGAGACAGAGAGTCCACGTATGTGTTTAAAAAGACATGTACTATAGGCTATATTCCATACAAAGCTAGAGTATATGGCTGCCAATTAGCCAGTCGCCAAAACAGTAACTTACAACAACCATTTCCACTGCAGGGGCAGTAGCAGGCTCGGGCACAAGCTCAGGAATGAGCTCAGGCACaagctcaggctcaggctcaaGCTCAGGCTCAGCCTTAGGCTCAGCCTTAGGCTCAGCCTCAGGCTCAGCCTCAGGTTCAGCCTCATGTTCAGCCTCATGTTCAGCCTCAGGCTCAGCCTCAGgctcaggttcaggttcaggctcaggttcaggttcaggctCAGGTTCAGCCTCAGGCTCAGGCTTaagctcaggctcaggctcaggctcaggctcaggctcaggctcaggctcaggctcaggctcaggctcaggctcaggctcaggctcaggctcaggctcaggctcaggctcaggctcaggctcaggctcaggctcaggcttaagctcaggctcaggctcaggctcaggctcagcaGGGGTCACATCCACACATTCTGTTTGGGCGTTGAGGGTGCCCACGATATCCTAAATGCAGCAGGGAGAGGAATAGGTTAGAAAAGACCGATGATACAAATGGACCATTTGAAATGCATACGGCTTGAGGTACGGTGCAGTCCTCTTGATCATCCAGTTTAAATGCCACAGGATCATTTCAGACCATACAACTGAACCCTTTTGTCACAACGAAAGAATTACATTGATTTGACAGTGGATTACTTTTACCGTGACACTAAGAATGCATCAGGCTgcattgcatttgtttgttaCATCCTGCCACCTGGTAGACACAGGCCTTAGGCAATTCATTTACAGCTCAGGTCTGCTACTGGTTCAGGGGGAAATAGTCTGAATTACAGACGCAGGATGCCAATGAAATGTCGGCTTTTTGCGACTTAAACAGATCTTGCTTACTAGGTGTAACATAACAGTTATAATCTCCAGCGATAAATTCCTGCCCATGTGGTTCTCACCTGCTGGACAGCAACAGACTCAGCAATGGCACCCTCCACTGCTGAGACGGATTCCGTGACGACAAAGTCATCAACCAGCGTGTCAGCAACGTCCTGGGTGGCAGGAGCCTGGAGGgaacaagagaggaaaaatgttCCACACATTAAGCACAAAGCACAGAAAGTATGTAAATCAGTAAAAACATAACAGCATAACCCATAAACTTCTGATTTGGGGATGATCTATGCGACTACCAGAGCACAGTTTTCACATAACATTAGggatgaaattaattaaaaacccTAGGTTTTACCTCTTCGCCTTCAGTTACGGGAGTTTCAGCCTCTTCTACCGGAGCCTCAGGGACGGCATCTGGCACCTGGTGAGACAACAGTTACTTGTACTCATGACATCATTTTGCACATCACACGCAGTTAAGTAACAGTTACAAGGAAGGTAATAAGCataatgtattaaatgtattattaactGCATGATGTATTTCTTAgtggggagaaaagaaaaaatacttacCACTGGGACTTCCGCAGATTCGGCAGGAGCGTCCTGATGTAAGCAAAAAAATAGAAGGTCACAGTGTGTCTTTGGTGTTTGTTgttgaataaaatgttgaaataaattaTGCAATTGACAGAACATGCCATAAAAGCACAACAGAAAGTTCAGCTTTTGACCACCTGCTTGATAACCTACTGATGTAACATTTAAGCCACATGCTACACACGAGCCACAAATGatcatgcagaaaaaaatatgttaaaaaaaaaactcatcaaaGTCAAAAACTGCATTGTACCACTTTGCATTcttggaaagacagaaaaacacaaaaaaagagggaagagtGAAGTGTTTGTATCAATGTGGCACCTCTGCGATTGTAACGGGCTCAGCAGGGACTTCCGGTGCGCCTTCTTCAGCTAACACTTCTACTTCGGCTTcaacctcttcctcctcagctggAGCCGCAGGACCGACGACCGCTTCAGTCACCTGCTCAGGCTCAGGTATCTCCGTGATATCCTCCTCCACCGATTCCACGACTGTTTCTGTAACCGCCTCAGACGCAGCGGGTTCTGCCTCCGCGGAAA
Above is a genomic segment from Xiphias gladius isolate SHS-SW01 ecotype Sanya breed wild chromosome 19, ASM1685928v1, whole genome shotgun sequence containing:
- the si:dkey-164f24.2 gene encoding fibrous sheath CABYR-binding protein gives rise to the protein MPSKRKKNKRRMRRVQAQRRALEEQHAANPPVKASPGIAVSAPPGTTPKKAAKTPARAPEKVQETVPIAVPIAETPRIEPKLIVKEPVVEPVPDKVEAPEPEAVVLEQTPAEVEVEVPAPVPEEAPVVETPPAVEAPEPEAVVLEQTPAEVEVEVPAPVTEEAPVVETPPAVEAPEPEAVVLEQTPAEVEVEVPAPVTEEAPVVETPPVVPTVVEAAVVQEAELIIPEIEPVTEVTPPAEAPVAAPADTEVRSVEAAVITPETEETHDVCEPETESEPEASAEEDTVTEVEVEVAVAEDAATPEPVTEATEEPVVEAHSGGQVSAEAEPAASEAVTETVVESVEEDITEIPEPEQVTEAVVGPAAPAEEEEVEAEVEVLAEEGAPEVPAEPVTIAEDAPAESAEVPVVPDAVPEAPVEEAETPVTEGEEAPATQDVADTLVDDFVVTESVSAVEGAIAESVAVQQDIVGTLNAQTECVDVTPAEPEPEPEPELKPEPEPEPEPEPPEPEAEPEPEPEPEPEPEPEPEAEPEAEHEAEHEAEPEAEPEAEPKAEPKAEPELEPEPELVPELIPELVPEPATAPAVEMVVDATAEQTCLDVLSEEPKSEICDMPCQMQLTVESVQLNSVDMPVETALNGHIVPEVSIEG